From a region of the Synechococcus sp. RS9916 genome:
- a CDS encoding Na(+)/H(+) antiporter subunit B: MIWLYVLSAVALLLAPLAGPFAPVGGMAPLIQELAKESGIPNLVSGVILHTRLFDTIGEVLVFTLASIGVRQMLGAEPVRQRIRTLTDIPSRVVCEQVATLAALVAVETALRGHLSPGGGFAAGVAGGTAIGLVLISGGRQQRDRLHQRGSANRWEEAAVISFVVLAFLSLEGLSPGMGRFGSLLSGGWIPLLNLLVALKVTLGSWAMIQRFIQHRGLL, encoded by the coding sequence ATGATCTGGCTCTATGTGCTCTCCGCCGTAGCCCTGCTACTGGCACCACTGGCGGGTCCGTTCGCACCGGTGGGGGGCATGGCACCTCTGATCCAGGAGCTAGCCAAGGAGAGCGGCATCCCCAATCTGGTGTCGGGCGTGATCCTGCACACCCGTCTGTTCGACACCATCGGCGAAGTGCTGGTGTTCACCCTGGCCTCGATCGGTGTGCGGCAGATGCTCGGGGCCGAACCCGTGCGTCAACGCATCCGCACCCTCACCGACATTCCGTCCCGGGTGGTCTGTGAGCAGGTGGCCACCCTGGCAGCACTGGTGGCTGTGGAAACGGCTCTGCGCGGTCACCTCAGTCCGGGAGGGGGATTTGCCGCTGGGGTGGCCGGTGGCACCGCCATCGGCCTGGTGTTGATCAGCGGCGGACGCCAGCAACGGGATCGACTCCACCAACGGGGATCCGCCAACCGCTGGGAAGAAGCCGCCGTGATCAGTTTTGTGGTGCTGGCCTTCCTCTCCCTGGAGGGCCTAAGCCCCGGGATGGGCCGCTTCGGCAGTCTGCTGAGCGGGGGCTGGATTCCCCTTCTCAACCTGCTGGTGGCCCTCAAGGTGACCCTGGGCTCCTGGGCCATGATTCAGCGCTTCATCCAGCACAGAGGGCTGCTCTAG